Proteins co-encoded in one Meiothermus sp. genomic window:
- the nuoL gene encoding NADH-quinone oxidoreductase subunit L translates to MQETFLLPLIIALPLLGFVLLGLFGKRIGEPAAGWLASLLVLGSFLLGLVLLLQGGARWALPDWLPGIPFSLNLDNLSGVMLMVVAGVGFLIHVWAIGYMHGDPGYSRFFSYFNLFIAAMLVLILGDSLPVVFIGWEGVGLASYLLIGFWYHERLNADSARKAFIVNRIGDLGFLLAMGLLWSMFGTLSISELVEKVEAGGYSFTTLTLAGFFLLVGAIGKSAQVPLMVWLPDAMAGPTPVSALIHAATMVTAGVYLLVRHAFILHGDSFLSGLIVVIGLLTAFYGALCSLGQWDIKRIVAYTTLSQLGFMFVAVGVGAYWVAIFHIVTHAFFKALMFMTSGSVIHALGGEQDVRKMGGMRKYLPATHLHGLIATFASGGLVPLAGFWSKDAILAYSFEYGPWLWFLMLLASVLAALYSIRWYVLVFWGEYRGKEHPHESPAVMLWPNHVLMGGAIGVGFMGLPYVIDYKNFIEPFLTKAIGEFPHEKLPVLTEWVLILTSAVVAIAALWWGFRFFQQKMPAWYERFQAAALQGFYVDALYNTLLVSPAKGLAELLFEADKVLLAGFAGLGNLMGGLGSLLAKLETGALRFYLAGLVVALVLLVGWGVLR, encoded by the coding sequence GTGCAAGAGACCTTTCTTCTACCCCTGATTATCGCACTGCCCCTCCTGGGGTTCGTGCTTCTGGGACTCTTTGGTAAGCGAATTGGCGAGCCGGCAGCGGGCTGGCTGGCCTCCTTGCTGGTGCTGGGCAGCTTCCTTTTGGGCCTGGTCTTGCTGTTGCAGGGTGGGGCCCGCTGGGCGCTCCCGGACTGGCTACCGGGCATCCCCTTCAGCCTCAACCTCGACAACCTCTCGGGCGTGATGCTGATGGTGGTGGCCGGGGTGGGTTTCTTAATCCACGTATGGGCCATCGGCTACATGCACGGCGACCCTGGTTACAGCCGCTTCTTCAGCTACTTCAACCTGTTCATTGCGGCCATGCTGGTGCTCATCCTGGGCGATAGCCTACCGGTGGTCTTTATCGGCTGGGAGGGGGTGGGACTGGCCTCGTACCTGCTGATCGGCTTCTGGTACCACGAGCGCCTCAACGCCGACTCAGCCCGCAAAGCCTTCATCGTCAACCGCATCGGTGACCTGGGCTTTTTGCTGGCCATGGGCCTGCTCTGGAGCATGTTCGGCACCCTTTCGATCAGCGAGCTGGTCGAGAAGGTGGAGGCTGGGGGGTATAGCTTTACCACCCTGACTCTGGCTGGCTTCTTCCTGCTGGTGGGGGCTATCGGCAAGAGTGCCCAGGTGCCCCTGATGGTCTGGCTGCCCGACGCCATGGCAGGCCCCACGCCGGTCTCGGCCCTGATTCACGCGGCCACCATGGTCACGGCGGGGGTTTATCTGCTGGTGAGGCACGCCTTTATCCTGCACGGCGATAGCTTCCTGTCGGGCCTGATTGTAGTCATTGGTCTCCTAACGGCCTTTTACGGGGCGCTGTGCTCGCTGGGCCAGTGGGACATCAAGCGCATCGTGGCCTACACGACCCTCTCGCAGCTCGGCTTCATGTTCGTGGCGGTGGGGGTAGGGGCCTACTGGGTGGCCATCTTCCACATCGTGACCCATGCTTTCTTCAAAGCCCTGATGTTCATGACCTCGGGCTCGGTGATTCACGCCCTGGGGGGCGAGCAGGACGTGCGCAAGATGGGCGGTATGCGCAAGTATCTGCCCGCTACCCATCTGCACGGTCTGATTGCCACCTTTGCCTCGGGTGGTCTGGTGCCGCTGGCAGGCTTCTGGTCGAAGGACGCCATCCTGGCCTACTCCTTCGAGTATGGCCCCTGGCTGTGGTTCCTGATGCTGCTGGCCTCGGTGCTGGCCGCGCTCTACTCGATTCGCTGGTATGTGCTGGTTTTCTGGGGCGAGTACCGGGGCAAAGAACACCCCCACGAAAGCCCGGCGGTGATGCTCTGGCCCAACCACGTTCTGATGGGTGGTGCCATTGGTGTGGGCTTTATGGGATTGCCGTACGTGATTGATTACAAGAACTTTATCGAACCCTTCCTGACCAAAGCCATTGGGGAGTTCCCCCACGAAAAACTGCCGGTGCTCACCGAGTGGGTGCTCATCCTCACCTCGGCGGTGGTGGCGATCGCTGCTTTGTGGTGGGGCTTCCGCTTCTTCCAGCAGAAGATGCCAGCCTGGTACGAGCGCTTCCAGGCGGCGGCCTTGCAAGGGTTCTATGTTGATGCTCTATACAACACCCTGTTGGTGAGTCCGGCCAAAGGGTTGGCGGAGCTTTTATTTGAGGCGGATAAGGTTCTTCTGGCAGGTTTTGCTGGCTTGGGCAACCTGATGGGGGGACTGGGAAGCCTATTGGCGAAGCTCGAGACCGGGGCTTTGCGCTTTTACCTGGCCGGGCTGGTGGTCGCCCTGGTGCTCCTGGTGGGCTGGGGGGTGTTGCGATGA
- a CDS encoding proton-conducting transporter membrane subunit, which produces MLTLYILVGFATVLSLLAFLISREANRIVTVAALVLAGLFCVVDWGQTVEAFGGLYRFDTLARGLTLVAVLGGVWTLLLGPARKFEFPLLVLFAVAGMHIMASSPNLVVLVIALEVFSLPLYVLATWQRDEKGFEAGLKYFLLGALGAAIFLYGIALYFGATGSFMVGATGSGPLYIAGLLLIMAAFAFKTAMVPFQWWSPDVYQGSPTVVTLFMATAVKAAAFAAMLRIFTPEGLEVWGIGMAALIALSTLFGNLGALAQTEAKRLFAYSSIANAGYIGLGLLGPTGQATIPFYLLTYGLATGLIFAVLSMISNQEVPLERLRGLWYRKPLLGGALGLGILSVLGLPPLAGFWAKYLVFQEAARAGFYGLVVLALITSAIGAYYYLRVFFLIFSQPTPAQEAEDREAEAALAQFGGSEAPGIPVSAAPMGLTQALMAPAAQTGLPALGMLVGAMALLGLLSVLPGLGLRAFSAGLPPAAAAVTISAPADGSTLALGSHTLQGTGRPGETLELFDNGAALGTVTVGPDGRWSFALPALTAGAHTYEARRPGQMSGASVRVTATLPAEPAFTGPADGASVSASGFALQGVAPPGQMVEIFEDGASLGRVTADANGQWSLNVPPPPSGTRVYEVRAEGASSGARITLQVPEAQAGAACSLDFSLSNLQAGGVVSRPFRFGGVGSASSYTVLIKRGDRVIGRKDLPLSAACGWSYLSDPGPGEITYEVRPTGTPETEPPLATITLKVQ; this is translated from the coding sequence ATGCTGACTTTGTATATTCTGGTTGGCTTTGCGACCGTACTGTCGCTGCTGGCCTTCCTGATCTCCCGCGAGGCCAACCGCATCGTGACGGTAGCTGCCCTGGTGCTGGCGGGCTTGTTTTGTGTGGTGGACTGGGGCCAGACCGTGGAGGCCTTTGGGGGCCTCTACCGCTTCGATACCCTGGCCCGGGGCCTGACCCTGGTGGCTGTTCTGGGGGGGGTATGGACGCTGTTGCTGGGGCCTGCCAGGAAGTTCGAGTTCCCACTGCTGGTGCTTTTTGCGGTGGCAGGTATGCACATCATGGCCAGCAGCCCCAACCTGGTGGTGCTGGTCATCGCGCTCGAGGTGTTCTCGCTGCCACTCTACGTTCTTGCGACCTGGCAGCGCGACGAGAAAGGTTTTGAGGCAGGTTTGAAATACTTCCTGCTGGGGGCGCTGGGGGCGGCCATCTTCCTCTATGGCATCGCCCTGTACTTCGGGGCAACCGGCAGCTTCATGGTGGGTGCGACCGGCTCGGGGCCGCTTTACATTGCCGGACTGCTCCTGATTATGGCAGCCTTTGCCTTCAAGACTGCCATGGTGCCCTTCCAGTGGTGGTCGCCCGATGTCTACCAGGGCAGCCCCACGGTGGTCACCCTCTTCATGGCTACGGCGGTCAAGGCGGCGGCCTTCGCGGCCATGTTGCGCATCTTCACCCCCGAGGGCCTGGAAGTCTGGGGTATCGGGATGGCCGCGCTGATTGCTCTCAGCACCCTGTTTGGGAACCTGGGGGCCCTTGCCCAAACCGAAGCTAAGCGGCTTTTCGCTTACTCCTCCATTGCCAACGCCGGCTATATCGGGTTGGGACTGCTGGGCCCTACCGGGCAGGCCACCATCCCGTTCTATCTGCTCACCTATGGCCTGGCCACCGGCCTGATCTTTGCGGTGCTTTCGATGATCTCGAACCAAGAAGTGCCGCTCGAGCGCCTGCGGGGCCTGTGGTACCGCAAGCCCTTGCTGGGCGGCGCCCTTGGCCTGGGCATTCTTTCGGTGCTGGGGCTGCCTCCGCTGGCTGGGTTCTGGGCCAAGTACCTGGTTTTCCAGGAGGCGGCCCGGGCCGGTTTCTACGGACTGGTGGTGCTGGCCCTCATCACCTCGGCCATTGGCGCTTACTACTACCTCCGGGTCTTCTTCCTGATTTTCAGCCAGCCCACGCCCGCGCAGGAAGCCGAGGATCGTGAAGCCGAGGCAGCCTTGGCCCAGTTTGGTGGCTCGGAAGCTCCCGGCATTCCGGTTTCGGCGGCCCCAATGGGACTCACCCAGGCTCTGATGGCCCCTGCGGCCCAGACGGGCTTGCCTGCGCTGGGAATGTTAGTGGGAGCCATGGCCCTGCTGGGACTGCTCTCGGTTCTGCCTGGACTGGGCCTGCGAGCTTTCAGCGCGGGCCTGCCCCCGGCGGCAGCGGCTGTAACCATCAGTGCACCTGCGGATGGTTCGACCCTGGCACTGGGTAGCCATACCCTACAGGGGACGGGCAGGCCGGGGGAGACCCTCGAGCTCTTCGACAACGGCGCGGCCCTGGGAACCGTGACGGTGGGCCCCGACGGGCGCTGGAGCTTCGCGCTCCCGGCCCTGACCGCCGGTGCACACACCTACGAGGCTCGTCGCCCCGGGCAGATGTCCGGGGCCAGTGTCCGCGTGACCGCCACGCTTCCAGCAGAACCCGCTTTTACGGGGCCTGCGGATGGGGCCTCGGTTTCGGCCTCGGGCTTCGCCCTCCAGGGTGTGGCCCCGCCCGGCCAGATGGTGGAAATCTTCGAGGACGGTGCCAGCCTGGGCCGGGTCACCGCCGATGCCAACGGCCAGTGGAGCCTGAATGTGCCGCCCCCTCCCAGCGGAACGCGGGTCTACGAGGTGCGGGCCGAAGGGGCCAGCTCCGGGGCCCGCATCACCTTGCAGGTGCCGGAGGCCCAGGCCGGCGCTGCCTGCAGCCTGGACTTTTCCCTCTCGAACCTTCAGGCCGGGGGGGTGGTCTCGAGACCCTTCCGCTTTGGGGGGGTGGGCTCGGCCAGCAGCTATACCGTTCTGATCAAGCGCGGCGATCGGGTGATTGGGCGTAAAGACCTACCCCTCAGCGCTGCTTGTGGCTGGAGCTACCTCTCCGACCCCGGCCCCGGCGAGATCACCTACGAGGTGCGCCCGACGGGCACGCCCGAGACCGAGCCGCCGCTAGCTACCATCACCCTGAAAGTGCAGTAG
- the thrS gene encoding threonine--tRNA ligase — protein sequence MMVVLPDGRKLELQSGATAADAAKAIGPGLAKAAIGAIVNGELYDLLKPLPPEAELRILTEKDPEYARLFRHTLAHVMAQAVRELYTERGYRPEEVKLAIGPVIENGFYYDIDAPEPIREEDLPIIEEKMRRIVAADLPLERFVLPREEALKRYAGVDPYKTELIQDLPESEELSFYRQGDDTYGFTDLCRGPHVPSTGRIPPHFKLTGIAGAYWRGDSSRPMLQRIYGIAFRTKEELEHYLWQQEEAKRRDHRRLGAELDLFTISEEVGKGLPLWLPRGAFIRKQMEDYMYKKEQEHGYHYVYTPHIANARLYYTSGHLPYYKDDMYAPIEIEGEEYYLKPMNCPHHHMIYKARPKSYRDLPLRLAEFGTVYRFELSGTLSGLTRARGFTQNDAHIYCSRAQVTEEFIRVIQLFDEVYKDFGISDYWFRLSLPDFENNPEKFGEENDNWRDSIKAIRAALEETGAKYVEGIGEATFYGPKLDVQIRSVLGKEDTIATNQLDFIVPERFGLEFTNEKGEKETPVVIHRAIMGSFDRFFAFYLEHTAGDFPLWLSPIQAVIVPIADRHLEYAQKVAAEMRKNKLRVEIDDRSERMNAKIRDAELQKIPLILVVGDKEAEAGAVNVRERHVKEQRTLAIAALIDEMKQRVEARK from the coding sequence ATTATGGTAGTGCTTCCCGATGGACGAAAACTGGAACTTCAATCCGGCGCCACCGCTGCTGACGCCGCGAAAGCCATTGGCCCCGGTCTGGCCAAAGCTGCCATTGGCGCTATTGTTAATGGAGAGCTGTACGACCTACTCAAGCCCTTACCGCCCGAGGCCGAACTGCGGATTCTGACCGAAAAAGATCCCGAGTACGCCCGGCTTTTCCGCCACACCCTGGCCCACGTGATGGCCCAGGCGGTACGGGAGCTATACACCGAACGGGGTTACAGACCTGAAGAGGTCAAGCTGGCGATTGGCCCGGTGATTGAAAACGGCTTCTATTACGACATTGACGCTCCCGAGCCCATTCGCGAGGAGGATCTACCAATCATCGAGGAGAAAATGCGTCGGATTGTGGCCGCCGATCTGCCCCTCGAGCGCTTTGTACTTCCACGCGAGGAAGCCCTCAAGCGATATGCTGGCGTGGATCCCTACAAGACCGAGCTCATCCAAGATCTGCCTGAGTCCGAAGAGCTGAGCTTTTACAGGCAGGGCGACGATACATATGGCTTCACCGACCTATGCCGGGGCCCGCACGTGCCCAGCACGGGCCGCATTCCACCCCACTTCAAACTCACCGGCATTGCCGGGGCCTACTGGCGCGGCGACTCGAGCCGCCCCATGCTCCAGCGCATCTATGGTATTGCCTTCCGCACCAAGGAAGAGCTCGAGCACTACCTCTGGCAGCAGGAGGAAGCCAAGCGCCGCGACCACCGCAGGCTCGGTGCCGAACTCGATCTGTTTACCATCAGCGAGGAAGTCGGCAAGGGTCTGCCGCTTTGGCTGCCTCGAGGCGCTTTTATTCGCAAGCAGATGGAAGACTACATGTACAAAAAGGAGCAGGAGCACGGCTACCACTATGTGTATACGCCGCACATTGCCAACGCCCGGCTTTACTACACCTCGGGCCACCTGCCCTACTACAAAGACGACATGTACGCCCCCATCGAAATTGAGGGAGAAGAGTACTACCTCAAGCCCATGAACTGTCCACACCACCACATGATTTACAAGGCCCGGCCCAAGAGCTACCGCGACCTGCCGCTCAGGCTGGCCGAGTTCGGCACGGTCTACCGCTTCGAGCTTTCGGGCACCCTCTCGGGCCTAACGCGGGCGCGGGGCTTCACCCAGAACGACGCGCATATTTACTGCTCGAGGGCCCAGGTCACCGAGGAGTTTATCCGGGTCATTCAGCTTTTTGACGAGGTCTACAAGGACTTCGGCATCTCGGACTACTGGTTCCGCCTCTCCCTGCCCGACTTCGAAAACAACCCCGAAAAGTTTGGCGAGGAAAACGACAACTGGCGCGACTCCATCAAGGCCATCCGGGCGGCCCTGGAAGAGACCGGGGCCAAGTATGTGGAGGGCATCGGTGAGGCCACCTTCTACGGCCCCAAGCTCGACGTGCAAATCAGGAGCGTGCTGGGCAAGGAGGACACCATCGCCACCAACCAGCTCGACTTTATCGTGCCCGAGCGCTTTGGCCTCGAGTTCACCAACGAAAAAGGCGAAAAAGAAACCCCGGTGGTGATCCACCGCGCCATCATGGGTAGCTTCGACCGCTTCTTTGCGTTTTACCTGGAGCACACCGCCGGCGACTTTCCGCTGTGGCTCTCCCCCATCCAGGCCGTGATTGTGCCAATTGCCGACCGGCATCTGGAGTATGCCCAGAAAGTAGCCGCCGAGATGCGCAAAAACAAGCTCCGCGTGGAGATTGACGACCGCAGCGAACGCATGAACGCCAAAATCCGCGACGCCGAGCTGCAAAAAATCCCCCTGATTCTGGTGGTAGGCGACAAAGAAGCCGAGGCTGGCGCGGTTAATGTGCGCGAGCGGCACGTAAAGGAGCAGCGGACGCTGGCAATAGCAGCCCTAATAGACGAGATGAAGCAGCGGGTTGAAGCCCGCAAATAA
- a CDS encoding NuoM family protein, which yields MIHLGLWLPLLAGLLLFIVPSLGRTFAVISAAVSLAIAVVLFAGYGGQGVAYASQTPFLPEVGVYYAVGLDGAGLLLWIAVSLVVLLGVWVADVPVRFLALALMMQTGLLGIFAAQDLVFFYAFFEATLIPALLMLWFYGGPDRLRAIYIFALFTLVGSLPMLASIFAVRYLGGAESFLYTDLVAHPLTGQAAALAFLGFLVALAVKTPLFPLHAWLPSFHQQNHPSGLADAMGTLYKVGVFALFKWAIPLMPEGFKEWQGLLLFLAAFGALYAAWLAFSAPDWKTLLAYAGVSHMGVAALGLFSGNMEGTVGALYLLGASMVYGSAMFLFVGLVYKRTGSLDVLPVRGLAKHTPALYVLGMFLLMAMIGLPGLSGFPGELMVLLGAYQVSPWLTFLAFLAVIAAAAYALTAFQKLFQETPQAQAVPDMDSREWGFAAVTVGVLLLMGLYPKLFTAYLEPLGKTIAALFGGAS from the coding sequence ATGATTCATCTAGGACTGTGGTTACCCCTCCTGGCGGGTTTGTTGCTCTTTATCGTGCCGAGCCTGGGCCGTACCTTCGCCGTCATCTCGGCGGCGGTGAGCCTGGCGATTGCGGTGGTGCTGTTTGCCGGCTACGGGGGCCAGGGGGTGGCGTACGCCAGCCAGACCCCCTTCCTGCCCGAGGTGGGCGTCTACTATGCAGTGGGGCTGGATGGGGCTGGTTTGCTTTTGTGGATTGCGGTGAGCCTGGTGGTGCTCCTGGGCGTCTGGGTTGCCGACGTACCTGTGCGCTTCCTGGCCCTGGCCCTGATGATGCAGACCGGTTTGCTGGGCATTTTTGCGGCCCAGGATCTGGTGTTCTTCTACGCCTTCTTTGAGGCCACGCTGATCCCAGCGCTCTTGATGCTGTGGTTTTACGGGGGGCCCGACCGCTTGAGGGCCATCTACATCTTTGCCCTGTTTACGCTGGTGGGCTCGCTGCCCATGCTGGCCTCCATCTTTGCGGTGCGCTACCTGGGCGGGGCCGAAAGCTTCCTCTACACTGACCTGGTGGCCCATCCCCTGACCGGGCAGGCCGCGGCCCTGGCGTTCCTGGGCTTTTTGGTTGCCCTGGCCGTCAAAACGCCGCTCTTCCCGCTGCACGCCTGGCTGCCCAGTTTCCACCAACAAAACCACCCCTCCGGCCTGGCCGACGCCATGGGCACCCTGTACAAGGTGGGCGTCTTTGCCCTGTTCAAGTGGGCCATTCCCCTGATGCCCGAGGGTTTCAAAGAGTGGCAGGGCTTGCTGCTCTTTCTGGCTGCTTTTGGGGCTTTGTACGCTGCCTGGCTGGCCTTCAGCGCGCCTGACTGGAAAACCCTGCTGGCCTATGCCGGGGTTTCGCACATGGGCGTTGCGGCCCTGGGACTCTTTAGCGGCAACATGGAAGGCACGGTGGGTGCGCTGTACCTGCTGGGAGCCTCGATGGTGTATGGCTCGGCCATGTTCCTGTTTGTGGGCCTGGTATACAAGCGCACCGGCAGCCTGGACGTTCTCCCGGTGCGTGGCCTGGCCAAGCACACCCCGGCGCTCTATGTGCTGGGGATGTTCTTGCTGATGGCCATGATCGGGCTACCGGGGCTCTCGGGCTTCCCCGGTGAGCTGATGGTGTTGCTGGGGGCCTACCAGGTCTCGCCCTGGCTGACCTTCCTGGCATTCCTGGCGGTGATTGCCGCGGCGGCCTACGCACTCACGGCCTTTCAGAAGCTCTTCCAGGAAACCCCGCAGGCCCAGGCCGTGCCGGATATGGATTCCCGCGAGTGGGGTTTTGCGGCCGTTACGGTGGGGGTGCTGCTGTTGATGGGGCTGTATCCCAAGCTATTTACGGCCTACCTCGAGCCCCTGGGCAAGACTATTGCAGCACTGTTCGGAGGTGCGTCGTGA